The following proteins are encoded in a genomic region of Streptococcus gwangjuense:
- the rnpA gene encoding ribonuclease P protein component gives MKKNFRVKREKDFKAIFKEGTSFANRKFVVYQLENQKNHFRVGLSVSKKLGNAVTRNQIKRRIRHIIQNAKGSLVEDVDFVVIARKGVETLEYAEMEKNLLHVLKLSKIYQEGNGSEKETTVD, from the coding sequence TTGAAGAAAAACTTTCGTGTAAAAAGAGAGAAAGATTTTAAGGCGATTTTCAAGGAGGGGACAAGTTTTGCCAATCGCAAATTTGTTGTCTACCAACTAGAAAACCAGAAAAACCATTTTCGAGTAGGTCTATCAGTTAGCAAAAAACTGGGGAATGCCGTCACTAGAAATCAAATTAAGCGACGGATTCGGCATATTATCCAGAATGCAAAAGGGAGTCTGGTAGAAGATGTCGACTTTGTTGTCATTGCTCGAAAAGGAGTCGAAACCTTGGAATACGCAGAGATGGAGAAAAATCTACTCCACGTATTAAAATTATCAAAGATTTATCAGGAAGGAAATGGGAGTGAAAAAGAAACTACAGTTGACTAG
- a CDS encoding acetate kinase, producing the protein MTKTIAINAGSSSLKWQLYLMPEEKVLAKGLIERIGLKDSISTVKFDGRSEQQILDIENHTQAVKILLDDLIRFDIIKAYDEITGVGHRVVAGGEYFKESTVVEGDVLEKVEELRLLAPLHNPANAAGVRAFKELLPDITSVVVFDTSFHTSMPEKAYRYPLPTKYYTENKVRKYGAHGTSHQFVAGEAAKLLGRPLEDLKLITCHIGNGASITAVKGGQSVDTSMGFTPLGGVMMGTRTGDIDPAIIPYLMQYTEDFNTPEDISHVLNRESGLMGVSGKSSDMRDVIAAMEEGDHDATLAYEMYVDRIQKHIGQYLAVLNGADAIIFTAGIGENAANVREDVISGISWFGCDVDPEKNVFGVTGDISTEAAKIRVLVIPTDEELVIARDVERLKK; encoded by the coding sequence ATGACAAAAACAATTGCAATCAATGCGGGAAGTTCAAGTTTGAAATGGCAATTATACTTAATGCCAGAAGAAAAAGTATTAGCGAAAGGTTTGATTGAACGTATCGGTTTGAAAGATTCAATTTCAACTGTAAAATTTGATGGCCGTTCTGAACAACAAATTTTGGATATCGAAAATCATACACAAGCTGTTAAAATTTTATTGGATGACTTGATTCGTTTCGATATTATCAAGGCTTATGACGAGATTACAGGTGTTGGACACCGTGTTGTCGCCGGTGGAGAATATTTCAAAGAATCAACAGTCGTTGAGGGAGATGTTTTAGAAAAAGTTGAAGAATTGAGATTGTTGGCTCCTCTCCACAATCCAGCCAATGCAGCCGGTGTTCGTGCCTTCAAGGAATTGTTGCCAGACATTACGAGTGTAGTTGTTTTTGATACTTCATTCCACACAAGTATGCCAGAGAAAGCTTATCGTTACCCTCTACCAACAAAATATTACACAGAAAACAAGGTTCGTAAATATGGTGCCCACGGTACAAGTCACCAGTTTGTAGCAGGAGAAGCTGCAAAACTCTTGGGACGTCCATTAGAAGACTTGAAATTGATTACTTGCCATATCGGTAATGGTGCTTCTATTACAGCAGTTAAGGGCGGTCAATCTGTTGATACTTCAATGGGATTCACTCCACTTGGTGGTGTGATGATGGGAACACGTACAGGAGATATTGACCCAGCTATCATTCCTTACTTAATGCAATATACAGAGGACTTTAATACTCCTGAAGACATTAGTCACGTTCTTAATCGTGAATCAGGACTAATGGGGGTTTCAGGTAAATCTAGTGATATGCGTGATGTGATTGCTGCTATGGAAGAAGGGGATCACGATGCCACTTTAGCCTATGAGATGTATGTTGATCGCATTCAAAAACATATCGGTCAATACCTTGCAGTCTTAAATGGAGCAGATGCTATTATCTTTACTGCAGGTATCGGTGAAAATGCTGCAAACGTACGTGAAGATGTTATTTCAGGTATCTCTTGGTTTGGCTGTGATGTTGACCCAGAGAAGAATGTCTTTGGTGTGACAGGAGATATCTCAACAGAGGCAGCGAAAATCCGTGTTTTGGTTATTCCAACTGATGAAGAATTAGTCATTGCCCGTGACGTTGAACGCTTGAAAAAATAA
- a CDS encoding class I SAM-dependent methyltransferase, protein MDFEKIEQAYTYLLENVQVIQSDLATNFYDALVEQNSIYLDGETELEQVKENNQALKRLALRKEEWLKTYQFLLMKAGQTEPLQANHQFTPDAIALLLVFIVEELFKEEEITILEMGSGMGILGATFLTSLDKKVDYLGMEVDDLLIDLAASMADVIGLQAGFVQGDAVRPQMLKESDVVISDLPVGYYPDDDVASRHQVASSQEHTYAHHLLIEQGLKYLKSDGYAIFLAPSDLLTSPQSDLLKGWLKEEASLVTMISLPENLFANAKQSKTIFILQKKNEIAVEPFVYPLASLQDASVLMKFKENFQKWTQGTEI, encoded by the coding sequence ATGGATTTTGAAAAAATTGAACAAGCTTATACGTATTTACTAGAGAATGTCCAAGTCATCCAAAGTGATTTGGCGACCAACTTTTATGACGCCCTGGTGGAGCAAAACAGCATTTATCTGGATGGTGAAACTGAGTTAGAGCAGGTCAAGGAGAACAATCAGGCCCTTAAACGTTTAGCGCTTCGCAAAGAAGAATGGCTCAAGACCTACCAGTTTCTCTTGATGAAGGCTGGGCAGACAGAGCCCCTACAGGCCAATCACCAGTTTACGCCAGATGCCATTGCTTTACTTTTGGTGTTTATTGTGGAAGAGTTGTTTAAAGAGGAGGAAATTACTATCCTCGAAATGGGTTCCGGGATGGGGATTCTGGGCGCTACTTTCTTGACCTCGCTTGATAAAAAGGTGGATTATTTGGGAATGGAAGTGGATGATTTGCTGATTGATTTGGCAGCAAGCATGGCAGATGTGATTGGTTTGCAGGCTGGCTTTGTCCAAGGAGATGCCGTTCGTCCACAAATGCTCAAAGAAAGCGATGTGGTCATCAGCGACTTGCCTGTCGGCTATTATCCTGATGATGACGTTGCGTCGCGCCATCAAGTTGCTTCTAGTCAAGAACATACTTACGCCCATCACTTGCTCATAGAACAAGGACTTAAGTACCTCAAGTCAGATGGATACGCTATTTTTCTCGCTCCGAGTGATTTGTTGACCAGTCCTCAGAGTGATTTGTTGAAAGGGTGGTTGAAAGAGGAAGCGAGTCTGGTTACCATGATCAGTCTGCCTGAAAATCTCTTTGCTAATGCTAAACAATCTAAGACTATTTTTATCCTACAGAAGAAAAATGAGATAGCAGTAGAACCTTTTGTTTATCCACTTGCTAGCTTGCAAGATGCAAGTGTTTTAATGAAATTTAAAGAAAATTTTCAAAAATGGACTCAAGGTACTGAAATATAA
- a CDS encoding class I SAM-dependent methyltransferase: MKHDFNHKAETFDSPKNIFLANLVCQAVEKQIDLLSDKEILDFGGGTVLLALPLAKQAKSVTLIDISEKMLEQARLKAEQQEIKNIQFLEQDLLANPLEQEFELIVVCRVLHHMPDLDAALSLFHQHLKEDGQLLLADFTKTEANHHGFELVELENKLIQHGFSSVHSQILYSAEDLFQGNYSELFLTVSQKSFA; encoded by the coding sequence ATGAAACATGATTTTAACCACAAAGCAGAAACTTTTGATTCCCCTAAAAATATCTTCCTTGCAAACTTGGTTTGTCAAGCAGTCGAGAAACAGATTGATCTTCTATCAGACAAAGAAATTTTGGATTTCGGTGGAGGGACGGTTCTATTAGCCTTGCCCCTAGCCAAGCAGGCTAAATCAGTCACTCTTATAGACATTTCTGAGAAAATGCTGGAGCAAGCTCGCTTGAAAGCGGAGCAGCAAGAAATTAAGAATATCCAGTTTTTGGAGCAAGATTTACTGGCAAATCCCTTGGAGCAAGAATTTGAACTCATTGTTGTTTGTCGGGTTCTTCACCATATGCCTGATTTGGATGCGGCTCTCTCACTGTTTCATCAACATTTGAAGGAAGATGGACAACTCCTACTTGCTGATTTTACCAAGACAGAGGCTAACCATCATGGATTTGAATTGGTTGAACTGGAAAACAAGCTAATTCAGCACGGTTTTTCATCTGTGCATAGTCAGATTCTCTATAGCGCTGAAGACCTGTTTCAAGGAAATTACTCAGAGCTCTTTTTAACAGTATCCCAAAAATCATTCGCCTAG
- the comGG gene encoding competence type IV pilus minor pilin ComGG translates to MWKKKKVKAGVLLYAVTMAAIFSLLLQFYLNRQVAHHRDYALNKEKLVAFAMAKRTKDKVEQESGEQAFNLGQVSYQNKKTSLVTTVRSSKSQYEFIFPSVKIKEEKRDKKEEVATDSSEKVEKKKSEKKENS, encoded by the coding sequence GTGTGGAAAAAGAAAAAAGTTAAGGCTGGTGTTCTCCTCTATGCAGTCACCATGGCAGCTATCTTTAGTCTTTTGTTACAATTTTACTTGAACCGACAAGTCGCCCACCATCGAGACTATGCTTTAAATAAAGAAAAATTGGTCGCTTTTGCTATGGCTAAGCGAACCAAAGATAAGGTTGAGCAAGAAAGTGGGGAACAGGCCTTTAATCTGGGTCAGGTGAGCTATCAAAATAAGAAAACAAGCTTAGTGACGACGGTTCGTTCGTCTAAGAGTCAATATGAATTCATCTTTCCTTCCGTCAAAATAAAAGAAGAGAAAAGAGATAAAAAGGAAGAGGTAGCGACCGATTCAAGCGAAAAAGTGGAGAAGAAAAAATCAGAAAAGAAAGAGAACTCCTAG
- the comGF gene encoding competence type IV pilus minor pilin ComGF — protein sequence MVQNSCWQSKSHKVKAFTLLESLIALIVISGSLLLFQAMSQLLISEVRYQQQSEQKEWLLFVDQLEAELDRSQFEKVEGNRLYMKQDGKDIAIGKSKSDDFRKTDASGRGYQPMVYGLKSAQITEDNQLVRFRFQFQKGLEREFIYRVEKEKS from the coding sequence ATGGTTCAGAACAGTTGTTGGCAATCAAAGAGCCATAAGGTTAAGGCTTTCACCTTGTTGGAATCTCTGATTGCTCTCATTGTCATCAGTGGGAGTTTACTTCTCTTTCAAGCCATGAGTCAGCTCCTTATTTCAGAAGTTCGCTACCAGCAGCAAAGCGAGCAAAAGGAGTGGCTCTTGTTTGTGGACCAGCTGGAGGCAGAATTAGATCGTTCGCAGTTCGAAAAAGTGGAGGGCAATCGCCTCTATATGAAGCAGGATGGCAAGGATATCGCTATAGGTAAGTCTAAATCGGATGATTTTCGGAAAACCGATGCCAGTGGACGGGGTTATCAGCCTATGGTTTATGGACTCAAATCTGCGCAGATTACAGAGGACAATCAACTGGTTCGTTTTCGTTTCCAGTTCCAAAAAGGCTTAGAAAGGGAGTTCATCTATCGTGTGGAAAAAGAAAAAAGTTAA
- the comGE gene encoding competence type IV pilus minor pilin ComGE, which produces MEKLNALRKQKIRAVILLEAVVALAIFASITTLLLGQIQKNRQEEAKILQKEEVLRVAKMALQTGQNQVKINGAEIQVFSSEKGLEVYHGSEQLLAIKEP; this is translated from the coding sequence ATGGAAAAATTAAACGCATTAAGGAAACAAAAAATTAGGGCAGTGATTTTACTGGAAGCAGTGGTTGCTTTAGCTATCTTTGCTAGTATTACGACCCTACTTTTGGGACAAATTCAGAAAAATAGGCAAGAAGAAGCAAAAATCTTGCAAAAGGAAGAAGTCTTGAGGGTAGCTAAGATGGCCTTGCAGACAGGTCAAAATCAGGTAAAGATAAACGGAGCTGAGATTCAGGTGTTTTCTAGTGAAAAGGGATTGGAGGTCTACCATGGTTCAGAACAGTTGTTGGCAATCAAAGAGCCATAA
- the comGD gene encoding competence type IV pilus minor pilin ComGD has translation MIKAFTMFESLLVLGLVSILALGLSGSVQSTFAAVEEQIFFMEFEELYRETQKRSVASQQKTSLSIDGQTISNGSQKLTVPKGIQAPSGQSITFDRVGGNSSLAKVEFQTSKGAIRYQLYLGNGKIKRIKETKN, from the coding sequence ATGATTAAGGCCTTTACCATGTTTGAAAGTCTCTTGGTTTTGGGACTTGTGAGTATCCTTGCCTTAGGCTTGTCCGGTTCTGTCCAGTCCACTTTTGCGGCGGTAGAGGAGCAGATTTTCTTTATGGAGTTTGAAGAACTTTATCGGGAAACTCAAAAACGCAGTGTAGCTAGTCAGCAAAAGACAAGTTTGAGCATAGACGGACAGACCATTAGTAATGGCAGTCAAAAGTTGACAGTTCCTAAAGGAATTCAGGCACCATCGGGCCAAAGTATTACATTTGACCGAGTTGGAGGCAATTCGTCCCTGGCTAAGGTTGAATTTCAGACCAGTAAAGGAGCGATTCGTTATCAATTATATCTAGGAAATGGAAAAATTAAACGCATTAAGGAAACAAAAAATTAG
- the comGC gene encoding competence type IV pilus major pilin ComGC, protein MKKMMTFLKKAKVKAFTLVEMLVVLLIISVLLLLFVPNLTKQKEAVNDKGKAAVVKVVESQAELYSLDKNEDASLSKLQADGRITPEQAKAYNEYYTKNGGANRKVND, encoded by the coding sequence ATGAAAAAAATGATGACATTCTTGAAAAAAGCTAAGGTTAAAGCTTTTACACTTGTGGAGATGTTGGTGGTCTTGCTCATCATCAGCGTGCTTCTATTACTTTTTGTACCTAATCTGACCAAGCAAAAAGAAGCAGTTAATGACAAAGGAAAAGCTGCTGTTGTTAAGGTGGTGGAAAGCCAGGCAGAACTTTATAGCTTGGATAAAAATGAAGATGCTAGCCTAAGCAAGTTACAAGCAGACGGGCGTATTACTCCTGAACAGGCTAAAGCCTATAATGAATACTATACTAAAAACGGAGGAGCAAATCGTAAAGTCAATGATTAA
- the comGB gene encoding competence type IV pilus assembly protein ComGB yields MDISQVFRLKRKKLATAKQKNIITLFNNLFSSGFHLVETISFLDRSALLDKQCVAKMRTGLSQGKSFSEMMEGLGFSSAIVTQLSLAEVHGNLHLSLGKIEEYLDNLAKVKKKLIEVATYPLILLGFLLLIMLGLRNYLLPQLDSSNIATQIIGNLPQIFLGMVGFVSVLALLALTFYKRSSKMRVFSILARLPFLGIFVQTYLTAYYAREWGNMISQGMELTQIFQIMQEQGSQLFKEIGQDLAQSLQNGQEFSQTIGTYPFFKKELSLIIEYGEVKSKLGSELEIYAEKTWEAFFTRVNRTMNLVQPLVFIFVALIIVLLYAAMLMPMYQNMEVNF; encoded by the coding sequence ATGGATATATCACAAGTCTTCAGGCTGAAACGGAAAAAATTAGCTACAGCTAAACAAAAAAATATCATCACCCTATTTAACAATCTCTTTTCCAGTGGTTTTCATCTGGTGGAGACCATTTCCTTTTTAGATAGGAGTGCCTTGTTGGACAAGCAGTGCGTGGCCAAGATGCGCACGGGCTTGTCTCAGGGGAAATCATTCTCAGAAATGATGGAAGGTTTGGGATTTTCAAGTGCCATTGTCACTCAGTTATCCCTAGCGGAAGTCCATGGAAATCTCCACCTGAGTTTGGGAAAGATAGAAGAATATCTAGACAATCTGGCCAAAGTCAAGAAAAAATTAATTGAAGTAGCGACCTATCCCTTGATTTTGCTGGGTTTTCTTCTCTTAATTATGCTGGGGCTACGTAATTACCTACTACCACAACTGGATAGTAGCAATATTGCCACTCAAATTATCGGTAATCTGCCACAAATCTTTCTGGGTATGGTAGGGTTTGTTTCCGTGCTTGCCCTTTTAGCATTAACTTTCTATAAAAGAAGTTCTAAGATGCGCGTCTTTTCTATCTTAGCACGCCTTCCCTTTCTTGGAATTTTTGTGCAGACCTATTTGACAGCCTATTATGCGCGTGAATGGGGGAATATGATTTCGCAGGGAATGGAATTGACGCAGATTTTTCAAATCATGCAAGAACAAGGTTCCCAGCTCTTTAAAGAAATCGGTCAAGACTTAGCTCAATCCCTACAAAATGGTCAGGAATTTTCTCAAACGATAGGAACCTATCCTTTCTTTAAAAAGGAGTTGAGTCTCATTATCGAGTATGGGGAAGTTAAGTCCAAGCTGGGGAGTGAGTTGGAAATCTATGCTGAAAAAACTTGGGAAGCCTTTTTTACCCGAGTTAACCGCACCATGAATTTGGTGCAGCCACTGGTTTTTATCTTTGTGGCACTGATTATCGTTTTACTTTATGCGGCAATGCTCATGCCCATGTATCAAAATATGGAGGTAAATTTTTAA
- the comGA gene encoding competence type IV pilus ATPase ComGA, giving the protein MVQEIAQEIIRSARKKGAQDIYFVPKLDAYELHMRVGDERCKIGCYDFEKFAAVISHFKFVAGMNVGEKRRSQLGSCDYEYDQKMASLRLSTVGDYRGHESLVIRLLHDEKQDLHFWFQDIDELGKQYRQRGLYLFAGPVGSGKTTLMHELAKSLFKGQQVMSIEDPVEIKQDDMLQLQLNEAIGLTYENLIKLSLRHRPDLLIIGEIRDSETARAVIRASLTGATVFSTIHAKSIRGVYERLLELGVSEEELAVVLQGVCYQRLIGGGGIVDFASKDYQDHQPTSWNEQIDQLLKDGYITSLQAETEKISYS; this is encoded by the coding sequence ATGGTTCAAGAAATTGCACAAGAAATCATTCGTTCAGCTCGGAAAAAAGGGGCGCAAGATATTTATTTTGTCCCTAAGTTAGACGCTTATGAGCTTCATATGAGGGTAGGAGACGAGCGATGTAAAATTGGTTGCTATGATTTTGAAAAGTTTGCGGCCGTTATTAGTCACTTTAAGTTTGTGGCGGGTATGAATGTGGGAGAAAAGCGACGTAGTCAACTTGGTTCCTGTGATTATGAATATGACCAGAAGATGGCGTCCCTACGTTTATCTACAGTAGGCGATTATAGAGGGCATGAGAGTTTAGTTATTCGCTTGCTGCATGATGAGAAACAGGACTTGCATTTTTGGTTTCAGGATATTGATGAATTGGGCAAGCAGTACAGGCAACGTGGTCTCTATCTCTTTGCTGGTCCAGTCGGAAGTGGCAAGACAACCCTGATGCATGAATTGGCCAAGTCTCTCTTTAAAGGACAGCAAGTCATGTCCATCGAAGATCCTGTAGAAATCAAGCAGGACGACATGCTCCAATTACAGTTGAATGAAGCGATCGGACTAACCTATGAAAATCTCATCAAACTTTCCCTACGTCATCGACCAGATCTCTTGATTATCGGAGAAATTCGAGACAGCGAAACGGCGCGTGCAGTGATCAGAGCCAGTTTGACAGGGGCGACAGTCTTTTCAACCATTCATGCCAAGAGTATCCGAGGTGTTTATGAGCGCTTGCTGGAGTTGGGTGTGAGTGAGGAGGAATTAGCAGTCGTTCTGCAAGGAGTCTGCTACCAGAGATTAATCGGGGGAGGAGGAATCGTTGACTTTGCAAGCAAAGACTATCAAGACCACCAGCCAACTAGCTGGAATGAACAGATTGACCAGCTTCTTAAAGATGGATATATCACAAGTCTTCAGGCTGAAACGGAAAAAATTAGCTACAGCTAA
- a CDS encoding DUF1033 family protein has translation MYRVIEMYGDFEPWWFLEGWEEDIVASKKFDQYYDALKYYKTCWFRLEQESPLYKSRSDLMTIFWDPEDQRWCDECDDYLQQYHSLALLQDEQVIPDEKLRPGYEKQTGKERHRSCRMKLR, from the coding sequence ATGTATCGTGTTATAGAAATGTATGGAGATTTTGAACCTTGGTGGTTCTTAGAAGGTTGGGAAGAAGATATTGTAGCTAGTAAGAAATTTGACCAGTATTATGATGCTCTCAAATACTACAAAACTTGCTGGTTTAGATTGGAACAAGAATCCCCTCTTTATAAAAGTAGAAGTGACTTGATGACTATTTTCTGGGATCCAGAAGACCAACGCTGGTGTGATGAATGTGATGACTATTTACAACAATACCATTCTTTGGCTCTTTTGCAGGATGAGCAGGTTATCCCAGATGAAAAATTACGTCCAGGCTATGAAAAACAAACAGGTAAGGAAAGGCACCGTTCTTGCCGTATGAAATTAAGATAG
- a CDS encoding zinc-dependent alcohol dehydrogenase family protein produces the protein MKAYTYVKPGLASFVDVAKPVIRKPTDAIVRIVKTTICGTDLHIIKGDVPACQSGTILGHEGIGIVEEVGEGVSNFKKGDKVLISCVCACGKCYYCKKGIYAHCEDEGGWIFGHLIDGMQAEYLRVPHADNTLYHTPEDLSDEALVMLSDILPTGYEIGVLKGKVEPGCSVAIIGSGPVGLAALLTAQFYSPAKLIMVDLDDNRLETALSFGATHKVNSSNPEKAIKEIYDLTDGRGVDVAIEAVGIPATFDFCQKIIGINGTVANCGVHGKPVEFDLDKLWIRNINVTTGLVSTNTTPQLLKALESHKIEPEKLVTHYFKLSEIEKAYEVFSKAADHHAIKVIIENDISEA, from the coding sequence ATGAAAGCCTATACTTATGTTAAACCAGGACTTGCTTCTTTTGTTGACGTTGCCAAACCAGTTATTCGCAAGCCAACAGATGCTATTGTGCGTATCGTAAAAACTACTATTTGTGGAACAGACCTCCATATTATCAAAGGGGATGTTCCCGCTTGCCAAAGTGGTACCATTCTTGGTCACGAAGGGATTGGGATTGTTGAAGAAGTTGGAGAAGGAGTTTCGAATTTCAAAAAAGGCGACAAGGTCTTGATTTCTTGTGTTTGTGCCTGTGGTAAATGCTACTACTGTAAAAAAGGAATTTATGCCCACTGTGAAGACGAAGGGGGCTGGATTTTCGGTCACTTGATTGACGGTATGCAGGCTGAGTATTTACGTGTCCCTCATGCAGATAACACTCTTTACCATACTCCAGAAGACTTGTCAGATGAAGCTTTAGTTATGCTATCAGACATTCTACCTACTGGATATGAAATTGGTGTCTTGAAAGGGAAAGTAGAACCTGGTTGCAGCGTAGCCATTATTGGTTCAGGTCCAGTTGGTTTAGCAGCTCTCTTAACAGCTCAGTTCTATTCACCAGCCAAATTGATTATGGTAGACTTAGACGATAACCGTTTGGAAACTGCCCTATCATTTGGTGCGACTCATAAGGTTAATTCTTCAAACCCTGAAAAAGCCATTAAAGAAATTTATGATTTGACAGATGGCCGTGGTGTAGATGTCGCTATTGAAGCTGTTGGTATTCCTGCAACATTTGATTTCTGTCAAAAGATTATCGGTATAAACGGAACAGTTGCCAACTGTGGTGTGCATGGTAAACCAGTCGAATTCGATTTGGACAAACTTTGGATTCGCAACATCAATGTAACAACTGGTTTGGTATCTACAAATACCACTCCACAATTGTTGAAAGCACTTGAAAGTCATAAGATTGAGCCAGAAAAATTGGTAACTCACTATTTCAAACTAAGTGAAATTGAAAAAGCCTATGAAGTTTTCAGTAAAGCAGCAGACCACCATGCAATTAAGGTCATCATCGAAAACGATATTTCAGAAGCTTAA